In a genomic window of Pseudomonadota bacterium:
- a CDS encoding TIGR02281 family clan AA aspartic protease: MTGKGRDSTRGIGRAMILTGWVVALVLLSLGFHRWFEQQHNPNQVVNSHFTADGSAEVVLLRNRHGHYVANGKVNGYPAAFLLDTGASDISVPGDLAQRWGLKRGLPRQYRTANGMITTFSTQLERVELGDIVLDKVRAHINPHLGNHEILLGMSFLKHLELIQRGDTLTLRQHRRPASL, translated from the coding sequence ATGACCGGTAAGGGACGGGATAGTACGCGCGGTATCGGGCGGGCGATGATCCTGACCGGATGGGTCGTTGCCCTCGTGTTGCTCAGCCTGGGGTTTCATCGTTGGTTTGAACAGCAACACAATCCGAACCAGGTGGTGAATAGCCACTTCACCGCCGATGGGAGTGCCGAAGTTGTTCTCCTGCGAAATCGGCACGGACATTACGTGGCCAACGGTAAAGTAAACGGGTATCCGGCCGCTTTTCTACTCGATACCGGTGCCAGTGATATTTCGGTGCCCGGTGATCTTGCTCAAAGATGGGGTTTGAAGCGGGGCTTGCCCCGCCAATATCGGACAGCCAACGGTATGATTACTACTTTTAGTACCCAACTCGAGCGGGTTGAACTGGGCGATATCGTGCTCGACAAAGTTCGCGCGCACATTAACCCGCATTTAGGGAATCATGAGATTCTGTTAGGTATGAGTTTCCTCAAGCATCTCGAATTGATTCAACGCGGCGATACGCTCACTTTGCGGCAACACCGTCGTCCCGCATCTTTGTGA
- a CDS encoding CoA pyrophosphatase → MHDRIAQWLNSKPDTEVSALPMSAGDYRLNPTAPVRTGYTQAAVLVPLVDRPEGMTVLLTLRTEHLNDHAGQVSFPGGRVEPSDRSTIETALRETEEEIGVGRQHIQVLGYLDRYRTVTGFDIEPVVGVVTPGFTLKPDPFEVAEIFEVSLELVLCEESFRRETLLHKGCERHFYEIPHKRHHIWGATAGILRTLCLRAQATVG, encoded by the coding sequence ATGCACGACAGGATTGCACAGTGGTTGAATTCGAAACCCGACACGGAGGTGTCTGCTTTGCCGATGTCGGCGGGTGACTATCGCCTTAATCCCACCGCTCCCGTTCGTACCGGATACACTCAGGCTGCCGTGCTTGTGCCCCTGGTGGATCGACCGGAGGGTATGACGGTACTGCTCACCCTGCGCACCGAACATCTCAATGACCATGCAGGGCAGGTGAGCTTTCCAGGCGGTCGCGTAGAACCAAGTGATCGCAGCACCATCGAGACCGCTCTGCGCGAGACCGAAGAGGAGATCGGCGTGGGTCGACAGCACATCCAGGTGCTCGGGTATCTGGATCGTTATCGGACTGTAACCGGTTTTGACATCGAACCTGTGGTGGGTGTCGTAACACCGGGTTTTACCTTGAAGCCCGACCCTTTCGAGGTGGCCGAGATTTTCGAAGTTTCCCTTGAGTTGGTGTTGTGCGAAGAGAGCTTCCGCCGTGAAACCCTTCTGCACAAAGGTTGCGAACGCCATTTCTACGAAATTCCCCACAAGCGCCACCACATCTGGGGAGCCACCGCGGGTATTCTGCGTACCCTCTGCCTGCGCGCCCAGGCCACCGTCGGCTGA